The Pseudomonas asiatica genome has a segment encoding these proteins:
- a CDS encoding ATP-binding protein yields the protein MSEPVQFPLAAVVGADDLKLALCLTAIDPKIGGVLIEGPRGMAKSTLARGLADLLGEGPFVTLPLGASEERLVGTLDLDAALGQGKAQFSPGVLAQADGGVLYVDEVNLLPDTLVDLLLDVAASGTNRIERDGISHRHSARFVLIGTMNPEEGELRPQLLDRFGLNVALEGLPEPEARQQIIRRRLAFDSDPQAFCTQWAEAQAQLRERCQAARQALAGIALDDQALAWITERCYAAGVDGLRADLVWLRAARAHCAWRGGEAIEEADVDAVAEFALRHRRRVAPQANPPAAPQQPEQQPDRQGAGNPGEQGGQGDWGAMAAQPVASGARREVPNWAKKP from the coding sequence ATGAGTGAACCCGTGCAATTTCCACTGGCAGCCGTGGTCGGTGCCGACGACCTGAAACTGGCGCTGTGCCTGACCGCGATCGACCCGAAGATCGGCGGCGTGCTGATCGAGGGGCCGCGTGGCATGGCCAAGAGCACCCTGGCCCGTGGCTTGGCCGACCTGCTCGGCGAGGGCCCGTTCGTCACCTTGCCACTGGGCGCCAGCGAAGAACGGTTGGTCGGCACCCTCGACCTGGATGCCGCGCTGGGGCAGGGCAAGGCGCAGTTTTCCCCGGGGGTGCTGGCCCAGGCCGATGGCGGCGTGCTGTATGTCGATGAGGTCAACCTGCTGCCCGATACCCTGGTCGACCTGCTGCTCGATGTGGCGGCCAGTGGCACCAACCGCATCGAGCGCGACGGCATCTCGCACCGGCACAGTGCCCGCTTCGTACTGATCGGCACCATGAACCCGGAGGAGGGCGAACTGCGCCCGCAGTTGCTCGACCGCTTTGGTCTCAACGTGGCCCTGGAAGGCTTGCCCGAGCCTGAAGCGCGCCAGCAGATCATTCGCCGCCGCCTGGCCTTCGACAGCGACCCGCAGGCGTTCTGCACGCAATGGGCCGAGGCCCAGGCGCAATTGCGCGAGCGCTGCCAGGCGGCGCGCCAGGCCCTGGCCGGCATTGCCCTGGACGACCAGGCGCTGGCCTGGATCACCGAACGCTGCTACGCCGCCGGGGTCGACGGCCTGCGCGCCGACCTGGTCTGGCTGCGCGCCGCCCGCGCCCACTGTGCCTGGCGCGGTGGCGAGGCCATCGAAGAGGCCGATGTCGATGCAGTGGCCGAGTTCGCCTTGCGCCATCGCCGCCGCGTTGCGCCCCAGGCCAACCCCCCTGCGGCACCGCAGCAGCCTGAGCAACAACCCGATCGGCAAGGCGCAGGCAACCCTGGCGAACAGGGCGGGCAGGGCGACTGGGGCGCGATGGCGGCGCAGCCAGTGGCCAGCGGCGCCCGCCGCGAGGTGCCGAACTGGGCAAAAAAGCCCTGA
- the cobN gene encoding cobaltochelatase subunit CobN, with protein MHLLRTQPGGFVPDDSIADLGQTPAELVILCSGDSHLALLADTAEQLPEDYPSLRLANPMQVQNHASVDLYVDQVLRHAKVILVSLHGGVGYWRYGVEQLVELAGRGVQLILVPGDDRPDPELTSLGSVSGEQAERLWHYLRQGGKANAINLFNCLASQWLGRDYAWDEPQPLPRTAVYHPAKGSATLEDWYPQWHPEQPVAPLLFYRSHLQAANTAFIDVFCQRLQAAGLNPLPIAVASLKESACLEQVEAWLDEVGAEVLVNTTGFALSSPERPNLRPFRRDIPVLQAICAQDNQPGWEASEQGLGARDLAMHIALPELDGRIITRPVSFKDMAWRSERSQSDVVCYRAHPERMDFVAELARRWVELARLPNAQKRVALVLANYPTRDGRIGNGVGLDTPAAALNILKALQAEGYPLADLPGSGTQLIHQLLGGVTNDLDHLDLRPCAQSLSLADYQAAFERLPEANRQAVLERWGPPQQDPMYRSGRLMVAGLRFGLTFVGIQPARGYQVDPSAVYHDPDLVPPHGYLAFHFWLRHAFAADAVIHVGKHGNLEWLPGKGVGLSAQCWPDALLGPLPNIYPFIVNDPGEGAQAKRRTQAVIIDHLMPPLTRAETYGPLRHLEQLADEFYEAQLLDPRRARELQRDILELVKANHIDRELQLEGQLDDAAVWLPRLDTYLCDLKESQIRDGLHVFGHSPVGRLRLDTLLALLRVERGDGRGGNASLLRALAKALVPGFDPLDCELGQPWQGARPEQLQAMSSEPWRTCGDTRERLELLALQVIDQALGGTAQLPAHSEWQPVHDVVQALREAVAPSLDACGSAEMNGLLAALAGRFVPAGPSGAPSRGRLDVLPTGRNFYTVDVRNLPTTTAWRLGFASANLILERHLQDHGDHLRQLGLSVWGTATMRTGGDDIAQAMALMGVRPVWATGSQRVDDFEILPLSLLDRPRVDVTLRVSGFFRDAFGNLIRLFDAAVQAVAALDEPDDLNPLAARVRSERAALQAQGVDAEQAARQAGWRVFGAKPGAYGAGVQNAIDGRLWHSRDDLAEVYLNHGGYAYGASDDGTPARAQFAQRLAKVQAVLQNQDNHEHDLLDSNDYYQFQGGMLAASETLSGAAVASYHGDHSQADRPRIRTLKEELNRVIRARALNPKWIDGVKRHGYKGAFEMAATVDNLFAFDATTQLIDDHHYQALADAYVLDPATRDFMREHNPEALRDLTERLLEAQQRGLWQAPGDYREALEEQLLDGEEQA; from the coding sequence ATGCACCTGCTGCGGACCCAGCCCGGCGGCTTCGTGCCGGATGACAGCATTGCCGACCTCGGCCAGACGCCCGCCGAGCTGGTGATTCTCTGCAGCGGCGATTCGCACCTGGCATTGCTTGCGGATACCGCCGAGCAATTGCCCGAGGATTACCCCAGCCTGCGCCTGGCCAACCCGATGCAGGTACAGAACCATGCCTCGGTCGACCTGTACGTCGACCAGGTGCTGCGCCATGCCAAGGTCATCCTGGTGTCGCTGCACGGCGGCGTCGGCTACTGGCGCTATGGCGTCGAGCAACTGGTCGAGCTGGCTGGCCGTGGCGTGCAACTGATCCTGGTGCCGGGCGACGACCGCCCGGACCCGGAGCTGACCAGCCTGGGCAGTGTCAGCGGCGAGCAGGCCGAACGCCTCTGGCACTACCTGCGCCAGGGCGGCAAGGCCAATGCCATCAACCTGTTCAACTGCCTGGCCAGCCAGTGGCTGGGCCGCGACTATGCCTGGGACGAGCCGCAGCCTTTGCCGCGCACCGCCGTGTATCACCCGGCCAAGGGCAGCGCCACGCTGGAGGACTGGTACCCGCAGTGGCATCCCGAACAGCCGGTGGCGCCACTGCTGTTCTACCGCTCGCACCTGCAGGCGGCCAACACCGCGTTCATCGATGTGTTCTGTCAGCGCCTGCAGGCCGCCGGGCTCAACCCGTTGCCGATCGCCGTGGCCAGCCTCAAGGAAAGCGCCTGCCTGGAGCAGGTCGAAGCCTGGCTGGACGAGGTGGGTGCCGAAGTGCTGGTCAACACCACCGGCTTTGCCCTGTCCAGCCCCGAACGGCCCAACCTGCGCCCGTTCCGTCGCGACATCCCAGTGCTGCAGGCCATCTGCGCGCAAGACAACCAGCCCGGCTGGGAAGCCAGCGAGCAGGGCCTGGGGGCGCGTGACCTGGCCATGCACATTGCCTTGCCCGAACTGGACGGGCGCATCATCACCCGCCCGGTCAGTTTCAAGGACATGGCCTGGCGCAGCGAGCGCAGCCAGTCCGACGTGGTCTGCTACCGCGCCCACCCCGAGCGCATGGACTTTGTCGCCGAACTGGCCCGCCGCTGGGTCGAACTGGCGCGCCTGCCGAATGCGCAAAAGCGCGTGGCCCTGGTGCTGGCCAACTACCCGACCCGGGATGGTCGCATTGGCAACGGCGTTGGACTGGACACGCCAGCGGCGGCGCTGAACATCCTCAAGGCCCTGCAGGCCGAAGGCTATCCGCTGGCCGACTTGCCGGGCAGTGGCACGCAACTGATCCACCAGTTGCTCGGAGGCGTGACCAACGACCTCGACCATCTGGACCTGCGCCCCTGTGCGCAGAGCCTGAGCCTGGCCGACTACCAGGCCGCCTTCGAGCGCCTGCCCGAGGCCAACCGCCAGGCCGTGCTGGAACGCTGGGGGCCACCGCAGCAGGACCCGATGTACCGCAGTGGCCGGCTGATGGTGGCCGGCCTGCGCTTCGGCTTGACCTTCGTCGGCATCCAGCCGGCACGGGGCTACCAGGTGGACCCCAGCGCGGTGTACCACGACCCGGACCTGGTGCCGCCGCACGGTTACCTGGCGTTTCACTTCTGGCTGCGCCATGCCTTTGCCGCCGACGCGGTGATCCACGTCGGCAAGCACGGCAACCTCGAATGGCTACCCGGCAAGGGCGTCGGGTTGTCGGCGCAGTGCTGGCCGGACGCCTTGCTCGGCCCGCTGCCGAACATCTACCCGTTCATCGTCAACGACCCGGGCGAGGGTGCCCAGGCCAAGCGCCGCACCCAGGCGGTGATCATCGACCACCTGATGCCGCCGCTGACCCGTGCCGAAACCTATGGCCCGTTGCGCCACCTGGAGCAATTGGCCGACGAGTTCTACGAAGCACAGCTGCTCGACCCGCGGCGCGCCCGCGAGTTGCAGCGCGACATTCTCGAACTGGTCAAGGCCAACCACATCGACCGCGAACTGCAACTGGAAGGCCAACTGGACGATGCTGCCGTGTGGCTGCCGCGCCTGGACACCTACCTGTGCGACCTGAAGGAATCGCAGATTCGCGATGGCCTGCATGTGTTCGGCCACTCCCCGGTAGGGCGGCTGCGCCTGGATACCCTGCTGGCGCTGTTGCGGGTCGAGCGTGGCGACGGTCGCGGCGGCAATGCCAGCCTGCTGCGGGCTTTGGCCAAGGCGCTGGTGCCGGGTTTCGACCCGCTCGATTGCGAGCTCGGGCAGCCGTGGCAGGGCGCACGCCCCGAGCAGTTGCAGGCCATGAGCAGCGAACCCTGGCGCACCTGTGGCGATACCCGCGAACGCCTCGAACTGTTGGCGCTGCAGGTAATCGACCAGGCGCTGGGCGGCACCGCACAGTTACCAGCCCATAGCGAATGGCAGCCGGTGCACGATGTGGTGCAGGCGCTGCGCGAAGCGGTGGCACCCAGCCTGGACGCCTGCGGCAGCGCCGAAATGAATGGCCTGCTGGCGGCGCTGGCCGGGCGTTTCGTGCCCGCCGGCCCCAGTGGCGCGCCCAGCCGTGGGCGCCTGGACGTGCTGCCCACCGGCCGCAACTTCTATACCGTGGACGTGCGCAACCTGCCCACCACCACCGCCTGGCGCCTGGGCTTCGCCTCGGCCAACCTGATCCTCGAGCGCCACCTGCAGGACCACGGCGATCACCTGCGCCAACTCGGCCTTTCGGTGTGGGGCACGGCAACCATGCGTACCGGTGGCGACGACATCGCCCAGGCCATGGCGCTGATGGGCGTGCGACCGGTGTGGGCCACCGGCAGCCAGCGGGTCGACGATTTCGAGATCCTGCCGCTCAGCCTGCTCGACCGCCCGCGGGTGGACGTGACCTTGCGCGTTTCCGGCTTTTTCCGTGATGCCTTCGGCAACCTCATCCGCCTGTTCGATGCCGCAGTGCAGGCGGTGGCCGCGCTGGACGAACCCGACGATCTCAACCCACTGGCCGCCCGCGTGCGTAGCGAGCGCGCCGCGCTGCAGGCGCAGGGCGTGGACGCCGAGCAGGCCGCGCGCCAGGCTGGCTGGCGGGTGTTCGGTGCCAAGCCCGGGGCCTACGGCGCCGGGGTGCAGAACGCCATCGACGGGCGCCTGTGGCACAGCCGCGACGACCTGGCCGAGGTCTACCTCAACCACGGCGGCTATGCCTACGGCGCCAGCGACGACGGTACCCCGGCGCGCGCCCAGTTCGCCCAGCGCCTGGCCAAGGTGCAGGCGGTGCTGCAGAACCAGGACAACCACGAACACGACCTGCTCGATTCCAACGACTACTACCAGTTCCAGGGTGGCATGCTGGCGGCGTCGGAAACCTTGTCCGGTGCGGCAGTGGCCAGTTACCACGGCGACCACAGCCAGGCCGACCGGCCGCGCATCCGCACCCTCAAGGAAGAGCTGAACCGGGTCATCCGCGCCCGGGCGCTGAACCCAAAGTGGATCGACGGGGTCAAGCGCCATGGCTACAAAGGCGCCTTCGAGATGGCGGCGACGGTCGACAACCTGTTTGCCTTCGACGCCACCACGCAGTTGATCGACGACCATCATTACCAGGCGCTGGCCGATGCCTACGTGCTCGACCCGGCGACCCGCGACTTCATGCGCGAGCACAACCCCGAGGCCCTGCGCGACCTTACCGAGCGTTTGCTGGAGGCCCAGCAGCGCGGCCTGTGGCAGGCGCCTGGCGACTACCGCGAAGCCCTCGAGGAACAACTGCTCGACGGCGAGGAACAGGCTTGA
- the cobW gene encoding cobalamin biosynthesis protein CobW, translating to MKTLAKLPVTIVTGFLGSGKTTLLRHMLDNAQGRRIAVIVNEFGELGIDGEILKQCSIGCTEEEATGRVYELANGCLCCTVQEEFFPVMRELVARRGDLDHILIETSGLALPKPLVQAFQWPEIRNACTVDAVITVVDSPAVAAGTFAAYPDQVDAQRKLDPNLDHESPLHELFADQLASADLVVLNKADLIDAEGLAKVRAEVAEELPPAVKVIEASSGKLPLEVLLGVGAESEAHIDGRRTHHDSHHDGDDHDDHDHDAFDSISIDLPEADESLLLDALTQLVVEFGILRAKGFAAIPGKPMRLLVQGVGTRFDKHFDRAWRADEPRITRLVLIGQDLDAAQLEARLRQALGA from the coding sequence ATGAAAACACTGGCCAAGCTCCCCGTCACCATCGTCACCGGCTTCCTCGGCTCGGGCAAGACTACCTTGCTGCGCCACATGCTCGACAACGCCCAGGGCCGCCGCATTGCGGTGATCGTCAACGAGTTCGGCGAACTGGGCATCGACGGCGAAATCCTCAAACAGTGCAGCATCGGTTGCACCGAAGAAGAAGCCACCGGCCGCGTCTACGAGCTGGCCAACGGCTGCCTGTGCTGCACCGTGCAGGAAGAGTTCTTCCCGGTGATGCGCGAGCTGGTGGCACGCCGTGGCGACCTGGACCATATCCTCATCGAAACCAGCGGCCTGGCCCTGCCCAAACCGCTGGTGCAAGCCTTCCAGTGGCCGGAAATCCGCAATGCCTGCACCGTCGACGCGGTGATCACGGTGGTCGACAGCCCGGCCGTGGCCGCCGGCACCTTCGCCGCCTACCCGGACCAGGTCGATGCCCAGCGCAAGCTCGACCCCAACCTGGACCACGAGTCGCCGCTGCACGAACTGTTCGCCGACCAGCTGGCCAGCGCCGACCTGGTGGTGCTGAACAAGGCCGACCTGATCGACGCCGAAGGCCTGGCCAAGGTCCGCGCCGAGGTGGCCGAAGAACTGCCGCCGGCGGTCAAGGTGATCGAGGCCAGCAGCGGCAAGCTGCCGCTGGAGGTGCTGCTGGGCGTGGGCGCCGAGTCCGAGGCGCACATCGATGGCCGCCGTACCCACCACGATTCGCATCATGACGGCGATGACCATGACGATCATGACCACGACGCCTTCGACTCCATCTCCATCGACCTGCCCGAAGCCGACGAAAGCCTGCTGCTCGACGCCCTGACCCAGCTGGTGGTGGAATTCGGCATCCTGCGCGCCAAAGGCTTCGCTGCCATCCCGGGCAAGCCGATGCGCCTGCTGGTACAAGGCGTGGGCACCCGTTTCGACAAGCACTTCGACCGCGCCTGGCGCGCCGACGAGCCGCGCATCACCCGCCTGGTGCTGATCGGCCAGGACCTCGACGCCGCCCAGCTGGAAGCGCGCCTGCGCCAGGCACTGGGCGCCTGA
- a CDS encoding ATP-binding cassette domain-containing protein, whose product MTNTSILTLDSVSLALPDGRLLFTDLSETFDQRRTGLVGRNGVGKSLLGQVLAGQREPSSGQCRRLGRIHLLDQQVIERSATVADLAQVGAVLAALERIEQGSVAPSDFDTVGERWDIREQLQGHLQRHGLGQLDWHQPARSLSGGQAMRVALVGAWLSEADYLILDEPSNHLDSNARAQLLSMIEAWDRGLLVISHDRSLLAHMTRIVELSSLGLQAYGGNYSFYSAQKASQTAQAQQQLARLKQEQQRQARELQRQREDLERHQARAGRNARHANQAKILVDRQQERSQATAGKQRRDHRDARQALQGKVRDAAREVEQDSAITLHAPTPQRHPGREVLALQALHLPRGTRKPLNLRLCLGQRVGLVGANGSGKSTLLRLMNGELPAPPDSLRLSGETALLDQHCSALPGHTSVLDHLRQANPTLAQGDLRSRLAQLGLDAARIELPSGLLSGGERMKAALAAVLYRERPLDLLLLDEPGNHLDLPSLAALEHMLGQFRGALVVASHDQVLLDKLALDEYLHL is encoded by the coding sequence ATGACGAACACGTCGATCCTGACGCTGGACAGCGTCTCCTTGGCCTTGCCTGACGGCAGGCTGTTATTTACCGACCTCAGCGAAACCTTCGACCAACGCCGCACCGGCCTGGTCGGGCGCAACGGTGTGGGCAAGAGCCTGCTCGGGCAAGTACTTGCCGGCCAGCGCGAACCAAGCAGCGGCCAGTGTCGGCGCCTTGGGCGCATCCATCTTCTGGACCAGCAGGTGATCGAGCGCAGCGCCACGGTCGCCGACCTGGCCCAGGTGGGCGCGGTGCTCGCTGCGCTGGAGCGCATCGAGCAAGGCAGCGTCGCACCCAGTGACTTCGACACCGTCGGCGAACGCTGGGATATCCGCGAGCAATTGCAGGGGCACCTGCAACGCCACGGCCTGGGCCAGCTCGACTGGCACCAGCCCGCCCGCAGCCTGAGCGGTGGCCAGGCCATGCGCGTGGCGCTGGTCGGCGCCTGGCTCAGCGAAGCGGACTACCTGATCCTCGACGAACCGAGCAACCACCTGGACAGCAACGCCCGCGCCCAACTGCTGAGCATGATCGAAGCCTGGGACCGGGGCTTGCTGGTGATCAGCCATGATCGCAGCCTGCTCGCGCACATGACGCGCATCGTCGAATTGTCCAGCCTGGGCTTGCAGGCCTATGGCGGCAACTACAGCTTCTATTCGGCCCAGAAAGCCAGCCAGACGGCGCAGGCCCAACAGCAACTTGCCCGGCTGAAACAGGAGCAGCAACGCCAGGCGCGCGAACTGCAGCGCCAGCGCGAAGACCTGGAACGTCATCAGGCCCGCGCCGGGCGCAACGCCAGGCACGCCAACCAGGCCAAGATCCTGGTCGACCGCCAGCAGGAGCGCAGCCAGGCCACTGCGGGCAAGCAGCGCCGCGACCATCGCGACGCCCGGCAGGCGCTGCAGGGCAAAGTGCGTGACGCCGCTCGCGAAGTCGAGCAGGACAGCGCCATTACCCTGCATGCACCCACGCCGCAGCGCCATCCGGGCCGCGAAGTGCTTGCCTTGCAGGCGCTGCACCTGCCCCGCGGCACGCGCAAACCACTGAACCTGCGCTTGTGCCTGGGCCAGCGGGTGGGCCTGGTCGGCGCCAATGGCAGTGGCAAGTCCACCCTGCTCAGGCTGATGAACGGTGAGTTGCCAGCACCGCCCGACAGCCTGCGCCTCAGTGGTGAAACCGCCCTGCTCGACCAGCACTGCAGCGCACTACCAGGCCACACCAGCGTGCTCGACCACCTGCGTCAGGCAAACCCGACACTGGCCCAGGGCGACTTGCGCAGCCGCCTGGCGCAACTGGGCCTGGATGCCGCCCGCATCGAACTGCCCAGCGGCCTGCTCAGCGGCGGTGAGCGGATGAAGGCAGCACTGGCCGCCGTGCTGTACCGCGAACGGCCGCTCGACCTGTTGCTGCTGGACGAACCCGGCAACCACCTGGACCTGCCGTCACTGGCCGCACTGGAACACATGCTCGGGCAGTTTCGCGGGGCGCTGGTGGTGGCGTCCCACGACCAGGTACTGCTCGACAAGCTGGCGCTGGACGAGTACCTGCACCTGTAG
- a CDS encoding branched-chain amino acid aminotransferase translates to MSNESINWDKLGFDYIKTDKRYLSVWRNGEWDKGTLTEDNVLHISEGSTALHYGQQCFEGLKAYRCKDGSINLFRPDQNAARMQRSCARLLMPQVPTDVFIEACKQVVKANEKFVPPHGKGALYLRPFVIGTGDNIGVRTAPEFIFSIFAIPVGSYFKGGMKPHNFQISSFDRAAPQGTGAAKVGGNYAASLQPGAEAKKANFADAIYLDPLTHTKIEEVGSANFFGITANNEFVTPKSASVLPGITRLSLMELAQSRLGLKVIEGDVEINKLDRFIEAGACGTAAVITPIGGIEYNGKLHVFHDLEKVGPVTQKLYNELTGIQSGDVEAPAGWIVKVA, encoded by the coding sequence ATGAGCAACGAAAGCATTAATTGGGACAAGCTGGGTTTCGACTACATCAAGACCGACAAACGCTACCTGTCCGTATGGCGCAATGGCGAGTGGGACAAGGGCACCCTGACCGAAGACAACGTACTGCACATCAGTGAAGGCTCCACGGCCCTGCACTACGGCCAGCAGTGCTTCGAAGGCCTCAAGGCCTACCGTTGCAAGGACGGTTCGATCAACCTGTTCCGCCCGGACCAGAACGCCGCCCGCATGCAGCGCAGCTGCGCCCGCCTGCTGATGCCGCAGGTGCCGACCGATGTGTTCATCGAGGCGTGCAAGCAAGTGGTCAAGGCCAACGAGAAGTTCGTGCCACCGCATGGTAAAGGCGCCCTCTACCTGCGTCCGTTCGTGATCGGCACCGGTGACAACATTGGCGTGCGCACCGCCCCCGAGTTCATCTTCTCGATCTTCGCCATCCCGGTTGGCTCGTACTTCAAGGGCGGCATGAAGCCGCACAACTTCCAGATCTCCAGCTTCGACCGCGCAGCCCCGCAAGGCACTGGCGCGGCCAAGGTCGGTGGCAACTACGCCGCCAGCCTGCAGCCGGGTGCAGAAGCGAAGAAAGCCAACTTCGCCGACGCCATCTACCTCGACCCGCTGACCCACACCAAGATCGAGGAAGTCGGTTCGGCCAACTTCTTCGGCATCACCGCCAACAACGAGTTCGTCACCCCGAAATCGGCTTCGGTGCTGCCAGGCATCACCCGCCTGTCGCTGATGGAACTGGCGCAATCGCGCCTGGGCCTGAAAGTGATCGAAGGCGATGTGGAAATCAACAAGCTGGACCGCTTCATCGAAGCCGGCGCCTGCGGTACCGCTGCGGTGATCACCCCGATCGGCGGCATCGAGTACAACGGCAAGCTGCACGTGTTCCACGACCTGGAAAAGGTCGGCCCGGTTACCCAGAAGCTCTACAACGAGCTGACCGGTATCCAGAGCGGTGACGTGGAAGCACCGGCTGGCTGGATCGTCAAGGTTGCCTGA
- a CDS encoding multidrug/biocide efflux PACE transporter, whose translation MKNVSFTERLVHAVGYEVFAVLLCAPLLSWVMGKSLATAGALAVTLSVIAMLWNMVYNALVDRYVRVERIQWKASARFVHGLGFAAGLVVWCLPVAAWMLEISLLQAFMVELGFFVIILPYTVLYNWAFDKARHLLMQRRFA comes from the coding sequence ATGAAAAACGTCTCTTTCACCGAACGCCTGGTTCACGCCGTCGGTTATGAAGTGTTCGCCGTGCTGCTGTGTGCGCCGCTGTTGTCCTGGGTCATGGGCAAGTCGCTGGCGACGGCGGGGGCGCTGGCGGTGACCCTGTCGGTGATCGCCATGCTGTGGAACATGGTCTACAACGCGCTGGTCGATCGCTACGTGCGGGTCGAGCGCATCCAGTGGAAGGCCAGCGCACGCTTTGTGCACGGCCTGGGCTTCGCAGCCGGGCTGGTGGTGTGGTGTCTGCCGGTGGCGGCGTGGATGCTGGAGATTTCGTTGCTGCAGGCGTTCATGGTGGAGTTGGGCTTCTTTGTGATCATCCTGCCCTACACCGTGCTGTACAACTGGGCCTTCGACAAAGCCCGGCACCTGCTGATGCAGCGTCGCTTTGCGTGA